In Bradysia coprophila strain Holo2 unplaced genomic scaffold, BU_Bcop_v1 contig_358, whole genome shotgun sequence, one DNA window encodes the following:
- the LOC119081874 gene encoding protein Asterix, whose product MNSPVDPRRADKINRYKPPSQGAGSEDLVPDYMNILGMIFSMCGLMMKLKWCAWIALYCSCISFANSRASDDAKQVLSSFMLSVSAVVMSYLQNPAPMTPPWAS is encoded by the exons aTGAATTCACCGGTGGATCCACGACGGGCAGATAAAATTAATCGCTACAAACCACCCAGTCAGGGTGCTGGCAGCGAGGATCTTGTGCCCGATTACATGAATATTTTAG GTATGATATTTTCCATGTGTGGTCTCATGATGAAGTTGAAATGGTGTGCTTGGATAGCCCTTTATTGCTCTTGCATCAGCTTTGCCAACTCCAGAGCGTCAGATGACGCAAAACAG GTGCTGTCTTCGTTTATGCTGAGTGTTAGTGCAGTCGTCATGTCATATCTTCAAAATCCAGCCCCAATGACCCCACCCTGGGCTTCATAA
- the LOC119081608 gene encoding eukaryotic translation initiation factor eIF1 yields MSIQNLNTFDPFADASKGSDDNVQDGLVHIRIQQRNGRKTLTTVQGLSAEYDLKKIVRACKKEFACNGTVIEHPEYGEVLQLQGDQRENICQWLTKSGLAKSDQLKVHGF; encoded by the exons ATGTCCATCCAGAATTTAAACACATTTG ACCCGTTTGCTGATGCAAGTAAGGGCTCTGATGATAATGTGCAAGACGGTCTCGTGCACATAAGAATACAGCAACGAAATGGTCGCAAAACATTAACAACGGTGCAAGGATTATCTGCGGAATATGACTTGAAAAAAATCGTTCGGGCATGTAAGAAA GAGTTTGCATGTAACGGCACAGTAATTGAGCACCCAGAATACGGTGAAGTCTTACAGTTACAGGGCGATCAGCGTGAAAACATTTGTCAGTGGCTTACTAAATCCggtctagcaaaatcggatcaaTTGAAAGTTCATGGTTTCTAA